One region of Salvelinus sp. IW2-2015 linkage group LG1, ASM291031v2, whole genome shotgun sequence genomic DNA includes:
- the LOC111967189 gene encoding LOW QUALITY PROTEIN: collagen alpha-1(XVII) chain-like isoform X4 (The sequence of the model RefSeq protein was modified relative to this genomic sequence to represent the inferred CDS: substituted 1 base at 1 genomic stop codon), which yields MDNLTTTKIVNAGAGGKVVKETVTTTTRLTSLPPTSGGLSSRSGLLSIGGGESTSRAITGGSSSVSVSSSAAAGSVGGAKSGYGGGSVSKSTTITTIESPSLSSGASGASGAAFRSSGASGASFGASKTSGSLSVSGGGLMSSSSFVTGXSSGGSSSGFVSSSKGAGAGGGGFVTGSSSGFVSSSKGAGGGGNSFVTGSSSGSSSGFASSSGTGIGGGDSSSAKMSTGGLGSVTVSTVTKSNYSSLAGAGSGGVKRGGAQGSASSSVSYSPTPMERKSMTTTMIARSMGYEGRSSGNSSPEYTRREYAADSAAARSPTRGRSHSRESEIRCRLQSASPTAKRWTELDDVKRLLKGSRSSSISPPRSPTSTLPIPRKASVETRTMPNSSQSGQYDSATLDSVMPSYVWSGPTAGGYGYHSNAINRSPTSTLQHSPTTLTATGLHNNLALSSTSMNSGLSASSTVHGMQNNLASTTGGILTANGVNAQTVYGVQKNVTSTGVSTTAVAPSSPTSDEVFAKEYKFMLLEKEKAPVKKETERLIMAKDTGKQFSSAGTAIAXSEDSLKKEKKKVSSFVEPATARTTETNAGSLMKVSTKDKATYAEIRKDESGGGFWSCCSWLKWLLGLLLGLLLLLGLLLGLIALAEEVKRLKARVDALEQASSSSSAHSSRXSSSSAINIIDPLESAYIDKTSSPSSTTLLRSDNGINLGVAAGAGPGSANGPGQDPVALQRAVQQIVRTELQSDTVRATLADSMKGARGEPGTKGDQGGPGVKGDNGFPGLPGPPGQMGHSGQEGPRGPKGNAGEAGAEGSPGQKGREGQTGSRGEPGPPGFGEKGDKGSPGEPGGPGPAGTAGPVGPKGSVGGQGATGIPGTPGPQGFRGEAGAPGPKGEKGPAGPPGNKGEPGEKGLRGTSGDPGQRGLPGPDGANGSKGPAGAPGADGEKGSRGDKGSDGLQGPRGPAGPPGDSGLPGIPGLQGPPGIAGNPGQPGGKGEAGEPGRIINAAGSSSVXIPGPPGSPGPTGVSGSPGLSGPVGPAGLPGTPGPRGERGEEGEKGDQGKPGITVQTVETIERRAPAASLPGPPGPPGPPGEPGPQGLLGKGPPGPKGPQGEPGVPGVGVPGPRGDKGEPGSFVPNSGTFFAGPPGPTGLPGSPGPQGYQGDPGQPGLPGVPGDPGVGFPGPQGQPGGPGPEGDSGLPGPQGPEGPEGQPGPKGEAGVPGAPGIPGYSSGGSSRSXPGAPGPPGPPGXPGXDGPPGSGDGTPDXRQYITEYLKSDGVREYMSGPPGPPGVPGPPGGESVDDLASRVXAYIQSGGIASGVPGPPGPPGAPGGGSTSLNDIISLLQREEVRQYVIGPPGPAGPPGIPGIPWRGGYGFNTHEVAGRVLTLMNDAEYRGVLGAQGSPGPPGVPGPAGPQGPAGPSGQAPYSGSGYRLEEVKDYIQSGLRGGMFGPPGPPGPPGPQGNKGEQGNSGYGHAFDHRTSEGRRLAETETDFSNIAVRVTDYIKYHGLLRDVVENRSQLEKSQVVQGPPGPPGPPGVPGFSRVFGSHSNVTDLMEYIRDHGNIVGPPGRPGQKGDIGHTGHKGERGLDGIPGRTDLPGLEWKRWGKGEKGEYTLVTNRRKRNVGV from the exons ATGGACAATCTAACGACAACCAAGATTGTAAATGCTGGTGCCGGTGGAAAGG tCGTCAAAGAAACAGTAACCACAACAACCCGGTTGACATCACTGCCGCCAA CCTCAGGTGGTCTCTCTTCGAGGAGTGGGCTGCTCTCTATTGGAGGAGGAGAGTCTACCAGTAGAGCCATCACAGGAGGCAGTAGCTCAGTGTCAGTATCCTCCTCTGCTGCAGCCGGGTCTGTGGGTGGAGCTAAGTCTGGGTACGGAGGGGGATCCGTCAGCAAATCAACCACCATTACCACTATAGAGTCCCCCTCTTTATCCTCCGGTGCTTCAGGGGCCTCTGGCGCAGCTTTTCGGTCTTCAGGGGCTTCGGGGGCATCGTTCGGGGCGAGCAAGACCAGCGGCTCCCTCTCCGTTTCTGGAGGGGGTCTTATGTCTAGCTCCAGTTTTGTCACTGGTMCCAGTTCTGGTGGTTCCAGTTCTGGTTTTGTCTCTAGTTCcaaaggagcaggagcaggaggaggcgGTTTTGTCACTGGTTCTAGTTCTGGTTTTGTCTCTAGTTCcaaaggagcaggaggaggaggaaacagTTTTGTGACTGGTTCCAGTTCTGGTTCTAGTTCTGGTTTTGCCTCTAGTTCTGGTACCGGAATCGGAGGAGGGGATTCTTCTAGTGCCAAAATGTCGACCGGCGGCTTGGGCTCTGTGACCGTTTCCACGGTTACCAAGTCCAACTACAGCTCCTTGGCGGGGGCGGGTTCAGGGGGTGTGAAAAGGGGCGGGGCACAGGGGTCTGCYTCCTCTTCTGTCAGCTACTCCCCCACCCCCATGGAGAGAAAGAGCATGACCACCACCATGATCGCCCGCTCCATGGGCTACGAAG GAAGATCCAGTGGAAACTCATCTCCGGAATACACAAGGAGAGAATATG CTGCAGAYAGTGCAGCTGCCAGGTCACCCACCAGAGGGCGGAGCCACAGCAGAG AGAGTGAGATCAGATGCAGACTGCAGAGTGCCTCTCCCACTGCCAAAAGAT GGACGGAGCTGGATGATGTGAAGCGGCTGCTGAAGGGGAGTCGCTCCAGCAGCATCAGCCCCCCTCGCTCCCCCACCAGCACCCTCCCTATCCCCAGGAAGGCCAGTGTAGAGACCAGAACCATGCCAAACAGCTCCCAGTCAG gcCAGTACGACAGTGCCACCCTGGACTCCGTAATGCCTTCCTACGTGTGGTCAGGCCCCACGGCTGGAGGCTATGGTTACCACAGCAACGCCATCAACCGGTCCCCCACCTCCACCCTCCAACACTCACCCACCACACTCACAG CCACGGGGCTTCATAACAACCTGGCRCTCAGCTCTACATCCATGAACTCCGGACTCTCTGCCTCTAGCACTG TTCACGGTATGCAGAATAACCTGGCCAGCACCACTGGCGGTATCCTAACAGCTAATGGAGTCAACGCACAAACAG TCTATGGTGTGCAGAAGAATGTCACAAGCACAGGGGTGTCCACAACCGCAG TGGCACCCAGCAGTCCTACCAGTGACGAGGTCTTCGCCAAAGAATACAAATTCATGCTGCTGGAGAAAGAGAAAGCTCCCGTCAAAAAGGAGACGGAGAGACTCATCATGGCCAAAGATACCGGCAAACAGTTCTCCTCTGCTGGCACTGCTATTG CCTARTCTGAGGACTCactgaagaaggagaagaagaaggtgtCCAGCTTTGTGGAGCCAGCTACAGCCAGAACCACAGAAACTAACG CTGGATCCTTGATGAAAGTCTCAACGAAAGACAAAGCAACCTATGCAG AGATACGTAAGGACGAGTCTGGAGGAGGKTTCTGGTCCTGCTGTTCCTGGTTGAAGTGGCTGCTGGGCCTCCTGCTGGGTCTTCTGCTCCTCCTGGGGCTCCTCCTGGGACTCATCGCcctgg CCGAAGAAGTCAAACGTCTTAAAGCTCGTGTGGACGCCTTGGAACAAGCCTCCAGCTCTTCCTCAGCCCATTCCAGTCGCRtctcctcctcctcagccatCAACATCATAGACCCTCTGGAGTCTGCATACATAGACaagacctcctctccctcctctaccacaCTGCTCCGCTCTGATAATGGTATCAATCTGGGAGTGGCAGCAGGAGCAGGTCCAGGATCAGCTAATGGACCAGGCCAAGACCCTGTAGCTCTGCAAAGGGCAGTACAGCAGATAGTCAGGACTGAGCTGCAGTCCGATACTGTACGAG CAACACTTGCAGACTCAATGaaaggagcgagaggagagcctGGGACCAAAG GTGACCAAGGTGGTCCAGGAGTCAAAG GTGATAATGGATTCCCTGGCCTACCAG GTCCTCCAGGTCAGATGGGTCACAGTGGACAGGAGGGCCCGAGGGGACCTAAAGGAAATGCAG GTGAAGCTGGTGCAGAGGGCTCCCCAGGCCAGAAGGGCCGAGAAGGACAAACGGGATCACGTGGAGAGCCTGGTCCTCCAGGGTTTGGAGAGAAAGGGGACAAAG GTTCTCCTGGTGAACCCGGAGGGCCTGGGCCTGCTGGCACTGCTGGGCCTGTTGGGCCTAAAG GGTCAGTGGGTGGTCAGGGTGCTACAGGTATCCCAG GAACTCCTGGTCCACAGGGTTTCAGAGGTGAAGCAGGCGCTCCGGGACCGAAAG GAGAGAAGGGACCAGCTGGACCTCCAGGAAATAAGGGCGAGCCAGGAGAGAAAGGACTCCGCGGAACATCAG GTGACCCAGGTCAAAGAGGACTTCCYGGACCAGACGGAGCAAATGGATCCAAAGGACCTGCAG GTGCTCCCGGGGCMGACGGTGAAAAAGGCTCTAgag GTGACAAGGGATCGGATGGGTTGCAAGGTCCCAGAGGACCAGCAGGACCTCCAGGAGATTCAGGCCTCCCAG GCATTCCCGGGCTTCAAGGTCCACCAG GTATAGCAGGTAATCCTGGTCAGCCTGGAGGTAAAG GCGAAGCTGGAGAACCTGGTAGAATCATCAATGCAG CTGGTTCCAGTTCGGTTMCCATCCCCGGACCTCCGGGCAGCCCCGGACCCACTGGTGTTTCCGGATCCCCTGGACTCTCAG GTCCTGTTGGCCCTGCTGGTCTTCCTGGAACGCCWG GTCccaggggagaaaggggagaggaaggagagaagggagaccaGGGAAAGCCTGGTATTACTGTACAGACTGTGGAAACCATAGAGA GACGTGCACCTGCGGCTAGTCTTCCTGGCCCACCTGGCCCTCCAGGGCCCCCAGGAGAACCAGGTCCCCAGGGTCTTCTAG GTAAGGGTCCCCCAGGTCCTAAAGGTCCTCAAGGAGAGCCAGGTGTACCAG GTGTTGGTGTGCCCGGCCCCCGAGGTGATAAGGGAGAGCCAGGTAGCTTCGTGCCCAACTCAG GAACCTTCTTCGCTGGGCCCCCAGGACCAACTGGTCTTCCGGGATCACCAG GACCCCAGGGTTACCAAG GTGACCCAGGTCAGCCCGGTTTACCAGGAGTTCCCGGAGATCCCGGTGTRG GTTTCCCTGGACCCCAGGGACAACCTGGAGGTCCAGGACCAGAAGGGGACAGTGGACTTCCAGGGCCCCAAGGRCCAGAGGGCCCCGAGGGGCAACCGGGTCCAAAAG GTGAGGCTGGTGTTCCAGGTGCTCCAGGAATCCCTGGCTACTCCAGTGGMGGATCATCCAGGAGTRCCCCTGGAGCACCAGGTCCACCTGGACCTCCCGGGGKRCCCGGCCYTGATGGGCCACCTGGGTCTGGGGATGGAACACCGGACYTCCGTCAATACATCACAGAATACCTCAAGA GTGACGGTGTCAGGGAGTACATGTCGGGTCCTCCGGGTCCTCCGGGTGTACCGGGGCCCCCTGGTGGCGAGTCAGTGGACGATCTTGCTAGTCGCGTCATRGCGTACATCCAGA GTGGAGGTATTGCTAGTGGGGTGCCTGGACCTCCAGGCCCGCCTGGCGCTCCCGGTGGAGGCAGTACATCGCTAAATGACATCATCAGCCTTCTACAGA GGGAGGAAGTGCGACAGTACGTCATCGgtcctcctggccctgctggacCTCCTGGCATCCCAGGGATCCCATGGAGAGGAGGCTATGGCTTTAATACCCATGAGGTGGCTGGACGAGTCCTCACTCTAATGAATG ATGCTGAATACAGAGGRGTCTTGGGCGCTCAGGGTTCTCCTGGTCCACCTGGTGTTCCAGGCCCTGCTGGCCCTCAAGGCCCTGCCGGTCCTTCAGGACAGGCCCCCTACAGCGGCTCTGGATACAGGCTGGAGGAGGTCAAGGACTACATACAGA GTGGTCTAAGAGGGGGAATGTTTGGGCCCCCAGGCCCCCCAGGTCCCCCTGGACCCCAGGGAAACAAGGGAGAGCAGGGTAACTCTGGGTACGGCCACGCCTTTGACCACAGGACCAGCGAGGGAAGAAGGCTGGCTGAGACTGAGACAGACTTCTCCAATATAGCGGTCCGAGTGACTGACTACATCAAGt ACCATGGTCTGTTGAGGGACGTCGTTGAGAACCGGTCTCAGCTGGAGAAGTCACAGGTTGTTCAAGGACCCCCAGGACCCCCTGGCCCTCCCGGTGTGCCAGGATTCAGCCGTGTGTTTGGTTCCCATAGTAACGTCACTGACCTTATGGAATACATCAGAG ACCATGGAAACATTGTGGGACCCCCTGGAAGGCCAGGACAGAAAGGGGACATAGGACATACAGGTCACAAAGGCGAGAGAG GACTGGATGGCATCCCAGGAAGGACAGACCTCCCTGGTCTGGAGTGGAAAAGGTGGGGAAAGGGGGAGAAAG GAGAATACACACTCGTGACCAACAGAAGAAAGAGGAATGTTGGWGTTTGA
- the LOC111967189 gene encoding LOW QUALITY PROTEIN: collagen alpha-1(XVII) chain-like isoform X2 (The sequence of the model RefSeq protein was modified relative to this genomic sequence to represent the inferred CDS: substituted 1 base at 1 genomic stop codon) translates to MDNLTTTKIVNAGAGGKVVKETVTTTTRLTSLPPTSGGLSSRSGLLSIGGGESTSRAITGGSSSVSVSSSAAAGSVGGAKSGYGGGSVSKSTTITTIESPSLSSGASGASGAAFRSSGASGASFGASKTSGSLSVSGGGLMSSSSFVTGXSSGGSSSGFVSSSKGAGAGGGGFVTGSSSGFVSSSKGAGGGGNSFVTGSSSGSSSGFASSSGTGIGGGDSSSAKMSTGGLGSVTVSTVTKSNYSSLAGAGSGGVKRGGAQGSASSSVSYSPTPMERKSMTTTMIARSMGYEGRSSGNSSPEYTRREYAADSAAARSPTRGRSHSRESEIRCRLQSASPTAKRWTELDDVKRLLKGSRSSSISPPRSPTSTLPIPRKASVETRTMPNSSQSGQYDSATLDSVMPSYVWSGPTAGGYGYHSNAINRSPTSTLQHSPTTLTATGLHNNLALSSTSMNSGLSASSTVHGMQNNLASTTGGILTANGVNAQTVYGVQKNVTSTGVSTTAVAPSSPTSDEVFAKEYKFMLLEKEKAPVKKETERLIMAKDTGKQFSSAGTAIAXSEDSLKKEKKKVSSFVEPATARTTETNAGSLMKVSTKDKATYAEIRKDESGGGFWSCCSWLKWLLGLLLGLLLLLGLLLGLIALAEEVKRLKARVDALEQASSSSSAHSSRXSSSSAINIIDPLESAYIDKTSSPSSTTLLRSDNGINLGVAAGAGPGSANGPGQDPVALQRAVQQIVRTELQSDTVRATLADSMKGARGEPGTKGDQGGPGVKGPPGQMGHSGQEGPRGPKGNAGEAGAEGSPGQKGREGQTGSRGEPGPPGFGEKGDKGSPGEPGGPGPAGTAGPVGPKGSVGGQGATGIPGTPGPQGFRGEAGAPGPKGEKGPAGPPGNKGEPGEKGLRGTSGDPGQRGLPGPDGANGSKGPAGAPGADGEKGSRGDKGSDGLQGPRGPAGPPGDSGLPGIPGLQGPPGIAGNPGQPGGKGEAGEPGRIINAAGSSSVXIPGPPGSPGPTGVSGSPGLSGPVGPAGLPGTPGPRGERGEEGEKGDQGKPGITVQTVETIERRAPAASLPGPPGPPGPPGEPGPQGLLGNGPPGPKGPQGEPGVQGKGPPGPKGPQGEPGVPGVGVPGPRGDKGEPGSFVPNSGTFFAGPPGPTGLPGSPGPQGYQGDPGQPGLPGVPGDPGVGFPGPQGQPGGPGPEGDSGLPGPQGPEGPEGQPGPKGEAGVPGAPGIPGYSSGGSSRSXPGAPGPPGPPGXPGXDGPPGSGDGTPDXRQYITEYLKSDGVREYMSGPPGPPGVPGPPGGESVDDLASRVXAYIQSGGIASGVPGPPGPPGAPGGGSTSLNDIISLLQREEVRQYVIGPPGPAGPPGIPGIPWRGGYGFNTHEVAGRVLTLMNDAEYRGVLGAQGSPGPPGVPGPAGPQGPAGPSGQAPYSGSGYRLEEVKDYIQSGLRGGMFGPPGPPGPPGPQGNKGEQGNSGYGHAFDHRTSEGRRLAETETDFSNIAVRVTDYIKYHGLLRDVVENRSQLEKSQVVQGPPGPPGPPGVPGFSRVFGSHSNVTDLMEYIRDHGNIVGPPGRPGQKGDIGHTGHKGERGLDGIPGRTDLPGLEWKRWGKGEKGEYTLVTNRRKRNVGV, encoded by the exons ATGGACAATCTAACGACAACCAAGATTGTAAATGCTGGTGCCGGTGGAAAGG tCGTCAAAGAAACAGTAACCACAACAACCCGGTTGACATCACTGCCGCCAA CCTCAGGTGGTCTCTCTTCGAGGAGTGGGCTGCTCTCTATTGGAGGAGGAGAGTCTACCAGTAGAGCCATCACAGGAGGCAGTAGCTCAGTGTCAGTATCCTCCTCTGCTGCAGCCGGGTCTGTGGGTGGAGCTAAGTCTGGGTACGGAGGGGGATCCGTCAGCAAATCAACCACCATTACCACTATAGAGTCCCCCTCTTTATCCTCCGGTGCTTCAGGGGCCTCTGGCGCAGCTTTTCGGTCTTCAGGGGCTTCGGGGGCATCGTTCGGGGCGAGCAAGACCAGCGGCTCCCTCTCCGTTTCTGGAGGGGGTCTTATGTCTAGCTCCAGTTTTGTCACTGGTMCCAGTTCTGGTGGTTCCAGTTCTGGTTTTGTCTCTAGTTCcaaaggagcaggagcaggaggaggcgGTTTTGTCACTGGTTCTAGTTCTGGTTTTGTCTCTAGTTCcaaaggagcaggaggaggaggaaacagTTTTGTGACTGGTTCCAGTTCTGGTTCTAGTTCTGGTTTTGCCTCTAGTTCTGGTACCGGAATCGGAGGAGGGGATTCTTCTAGTGCCAAAATGTCGACCGGCGGCTTGGGCTCTGTGACCGTTTCCACGGTTACCAAGTCCAACTACAGCTCCTTGGCGGGGGCGGGTTCAGGGGGTGTGAAAAGGGGCGGGGCACAGGGGTCTGCYTCCTCTTCTGTCAGCTACTCCCCCACCCCCATGGAGAGAAAGAGCATGACCACCACCATGATCGCCCGCTCCATGGGCTACGAAG GAAGATCCAGTGGAAACTCATCTCCGGAATACACAAGGAGAGAATATG CTGCAGAYAGTGCAGCTGCCAGGTCACCCACCAGAGGGCGGAGCCACAGCAGAG AGAGTGAGATCAGATGCAGACTGCAGAGTGCCTCTCCCACTGCCAAAAGAT GGACGGAGCTGGATGATGTGAAGCGGCTGCTGAAGGGGAGTCGCTCCAGCAGCATCAGCCCCCCTCGCTCCCCCACCAGCACCCTCCCTATCCCCAGGAAGGCCAGTGTAGAGACCAGAACCATGCCAAACAGCTCCCAGTCAG gcCAGTACGACAGTGCCACCCTGGACTCCGTAATGCCTTCCTACGTGTGGTCAGGCCCCACGGCTGGAGGCTATGGTTACCACAGCAACGCCATCAACCGGTCCCCCACCTCCACCCTCCAACACTCACCCACCACACTCACAG CCACGGGGCTTCATAACAACCTGGCRCTCAGCTCTACATCCATGAACTCCGGACTCTCTGCCTCTAGCACTG TTCACGGTATGCAGAATAACCTGGCCAGCACCACTGGCGGTATCCTAACAGCTAATGGAGTCAACGCACAAACAG TCTATGGTGTGCAGAAGAATGTCACAAGCACAGGGGTGTCCACAACCGCAG TGGCACCCAGCAGTCCTACCAGTGACGAGGTCTTCGCCAAAGAATACAAATTCATGCTGCTGGAGAAAGAGAAAGCTCCCGTCAAAAAGGAGACGGAGAGACTCATCATGGCCAAAGATACCGGCAAACAGTTCTCCTCTGCTGGCACTGCTATTG CCTARTCTGAGGACTCactgaagaaggagaagaagaaggtgtCCAGCTTTGTGGAGCCAGCTACAGCCAGAACCACAGAAACTAACG CTGGATCCTTGATGAAAGTCTCAACGAAAGACAAAGCAACCTATGCAG AGATACGTAAGGACGAGTCTGGAGGAGGKTTCTGGTCCTGCTGTTCCTGGTTGAAGTGGCTGCTGGGCCTCCTGCTGGGTCTTCTGCTCCTCCTGGGGCTCCTCCTGGGACTCATCGCcctgg CCGAAGAAGTCAAACGTCTTAAAGCTCGTGTGGACGCCTTGGAACAAGCCTCCAGCTCTTCCTCAGCCCATTCCAGTCGCRtctcctcctcctcagccatCAACATCATAGACCCTCTGGAGTCTGCATACATAGACaagacctcctctccctcctctaccacaCTGCTCCGCTCTGATAATGGTATCAATCTGGGAGTGGCAGCAGGAGCAGGTCCAGGATCAGCTAATGGACCAGGCCAAGACCCTGTAGCTCTGCAAAGGGCAGTACAGCAGATAGTCAGGACTGAGCTGCAGTCCGATACTGTACGAG CAACACTTGCAGACTCAATGaaaggagcgagaggagagcctGGGACCAAAG GTGACCAAGGTGGTCCAGGAGTCAAAG GTCCTCCAGGTCAGATGGGTCACAGTGGACAGGAGGGCCCGAGGGGACCTAAAGGAAATGCAG GTGAAGCTGGTGCAGAGGGCTCCCCAGGCCAGAAGGGCCGAGAAGGACAAACGGGATCACGTGGAGAGCCTGGTCCTCCAGGGTTTGGAGAGAAAGGGGACAAAG GTTCTCCTGGTGAACCCGGAGGGCCTGGGCCTGCTGGCACTGCTGGGCCTGTTGGGCCTAAAG GGTCAGTGGGTGGTCAGGGTGCTACAGGTATCCCAG GAACTCCTGGTCCACAGGGTTTCAGAGGTGAAGCAGGCGCTCCGGGACCGAAAG GAGAGAAGGGACCAGCTGGACCTCCAGGAAATAAGGGCGAGCCAGGAGAGAAAGGACTCCGCGGAACATCAG GTGACCCAGGTCAAAGAGGACTTCCYGGACCAGACGGAGCAAATGGATCCAAAGGACCTGCAG GTGCTCCCGGGGCMGACGGTGAAAAAGGCTCTAgag GTGACAAGGGATCGGATGGGTTGCAAGGTCCCAGAGGACCAGCAGGACCTCCAGGAGATTCAGGCCTCCCAG GCATTCCCGGGCTTCAAGGTCCACCAG GTATAGCAGGTAATCCTGGTCAGCCTGGAGGTAAAG GCGAAGCTGGAGAACCTGGTAGAATCATCAATGCAG CTGGTTCCAGTTCGGTTMCCATCCCCGGACCTCCGGGCAGCCCCGGACCCACTGGTGTTTCCGGATCCCCTGGACTCTCAG GTCCTGTTGGCCCTGCTGGTCTTCCTGGAACGCCWG GTCccaggggagaaaggggagaggaaggagagaagggagaccaGGGAAAGCCTGGTATTACTGTACAGACTGTGGAAACCATAGAGA GACGTGCACCTGCGGCTAGTCTTCCTGGCCCACCTGGCCCTCCAGGGCCCCCAGGAGAACCAGGTCCCCAGGGTCTTCTAG GTAACGGTCCCCCAGGWCCTAAAGGTCCTCAAGGAGAGCCAGGTGTACAAGGTAAGGGTCCCCCAGGTCCTAAAGGTCCTCAAGGAGAGCCAGGTGTACCAG GTGTTGGTGTGCCCGGCCCCCGAGGTGATAAGGGAGAGCCAGGTAGCTTCGTGCCCAACTCAG GAACCTTCTTCGCTGGGCCCCCAGGACCAACTGGTCTTCCGGGATCACCAG GACCCCAGGGTTACCAAG GTGACCCAGGTCAGCCCGGTTTACCAGGAGTTCCCGGAGATCCCGGTGTRG GTTTCCCTGGACCCCAGGGACAACCTGGAGGTCCAGGACCAGAAGGGGACAGTGGACTTCCAGGGCCCCAAGGRCCAGAGGGCCCCGAGGGGCAACCGGGTCCAAAAG GTGAGGCTGGTGTTCCAGGTGCTCCAGGAATCCCTGGCTACTCCAGTGGMGGATCATCCAGGAGTRCCCCTGGAGCACCAGGTCCACCTGGACCTCCCGGGGKRCCCGGCCYTGATGGGCCACCTGGGTCTGGGGATGGAACACCGGACYTCCGTCAATACATCACAGAATACCTCAAGA GTGACGGTGTCAGGGAGTACATGTCGGGTCCTCCGGGTCCTCCGGGTGTACCGGGGCCCCCTGGTGGCGAGTCAGTGGACGATCTTGCTAGTCGCGTCATRGCGTACATCCAGA GTGGAGGTATTGCTAGTGGGGTGCCTGGACCTCCAGGCCCGCCTGGCGCTCCCGGTGGAGGCAGTACATCGCTAAATGACATCATCAGCCTTCTACAGA GGGAGGAAGTGCGACAGTACGTCATCGgtcctcctggccctgctggacCTCCTGGCATCCCAGGGATCCCATGGAGAGGAGGCTATGGCTTTAATACCCATGAGGTGGCTGGACGAGTCCTCACTCTAATGAATG ATGCTGAATACAGAGGRGTCTTGGGCGCTCAGGGTTCTCCTGGTCCACCTGGTGTTCCAGGCCCTGCTGGCCCTCAAGGCCCTGCCGGTCCTTCAGGACAGGCCCCCTACAGCGGCTCTGGATACAGGCTGGAGGAGGTCAAGGACTACATACAGA GTGGTCTAAGAGGGGGAATGTTTGGGCCCCCAGGCCCCCCAGGTCCCCCTGGACCCCAGGGAAACAAGGGAGAGCAGGGTAACTCTGGGTACGGCCACGCCTTTGACCACAGGACCAGCGAGGGAAGAAGGCTGGCTGAGACTGAGACAGACTTCTCCAATATAGCGGTCCGAGTGACTGACTACATCAAGt ACCATGGTCTGTTGAGGGACGTCGTTGAGAACCGGTCTCAGCTGGAGAAGTCACAGGTTGTTCAAGGACCCCCAGGACCCCCTGGCCCTCCCGGTGTGCCAGGATTCAGCCGTGTGTTTGGTTCCCATAGTAACGTCACTGACCTTATGGAATACATCAGAG ACCATGGAAACATTGTGGGACCCCCTGGAAGGCCAGGACAGAAAGGGGACATAGGACATACAGGTCACAAAGGCGAGAGAG GACTGGATGGCATCCCAGGAAGGACAGACCTCCCTGGTCTGGAGTGGAAAAGGTGGGGAAAGGGGGAGAAAG GAGAATACACACTCGTGACCAACAGAAGAAAGAGGAATGTTGGWGTTTGA